A window from Dehalococcoidales bacterium encodes these proteins:
- a CDS encoding putative phage tail protein, with product MRNYLPTYYAKSKVMNNLFDSLESEHDRLKQEVHLTENQFFVLLTDKDISRHEADVGLSPDNAADIETRKGRVLSRLRGTGTVTKSMVKNVAASFVNGEIEIVEHAGDYLFEVKFMSKRGVPYNLADIQKVIEDIKPAHLAVEYIFTYRLWQDVLNTLSGWNEVKNYSWENLLTFEVKNNLRIIDDIPYYCGDGGNGIVIWNESRAYARGVM from the coding sequence TTGCGTAACTATCTGCCGACATACTATGCAAAATCCAAGGTGATGAACAACTTGTTTGATTCCCTGGAGTCAGAGCATGATCGGTTAAAACAAGAGGTGCATCTAACCGAGAACCAGTTTTTTGTATTGCTGACCGATAAGGATATATCAAGGCATGAGGCTGATGTTGGTTTATCCCCCGATAATGCAGCGGATATTGAAACCCGCAAAGGCAGAGTCTTATCTCGCCTGCGCGGCACGGGGACTGTCACCAAGTCAATGGTTAAAAATGTGGCGGCATCTTTTGTAAACGGTGAGATTGAAATAGTTGAACACGCAGGGGATTACCTGTTTGAAGTAAAGTTTATGAGTAAGCGGGGTGTGCCGTACAATCTTGCCGACATACAAAAGGTGATTGAAGATATTAAGCCCGCCCACTTGGCGGTGGAATACATCTTCACTTACCGTCTGTGGCAGGATGTTTTAAATACTTTATCGGGTTGGAATGAAGTAAAAAATTACTCTTGGGAAAACCTTTTAACATTTGAGGTAAAAAACAATCTTAGAATAATTGATGACATTCCATATTACTGCGGTGACGGTGGAAATGGTATCGTCATTTGGAACGAAAGTAGAGCGTATGCAAGGGGGGTAATGTAA